In Lolium rigidum isolate FL_2022 chromosome 7, APGP_CSIRO_Lrig_0.1, whole genome shotgun sequence, the DNA window actcgaaatacaatctaccgcaatacttgttctaccgttttctcgcaaacaatcatcttccacactatacatttaatcctttgttacagcaagccggtgagattgacaacctcgctcgtttcgttggggcaaagtacttggtttgtgttgtgcaggttccacgttggcgccggaatccctggtgtagcgccgcactacatctcgccgccatcaaccttcacgtgcttcttgactcctactggttcgataaaccttggtttcttactgagggaaacttgccgctgtgcgcatcacaccttcctcttggggttcccaacggacgcgtgtcgaacggaaagacaatacgtcaaccacgcgcatcacctgcccttccgcctacatatagtcttcgtcacgaaacccccagtaccgagagccacgatacggaaaaccttccagagacgccgccgccgccaatcccatctcgggggattcaggagatcgcctccggcaccctgccggagaggggatttatctcccggaggactctacaccgccatggtcgcctccggagtgatgagtgagtagttcacccctggactatgggtccatagcagtagctagatggttgtcttctccttatgtgcttcattgtcggatcttgtgagctgcctaacatgatcaagatcatctatctgtaatgctatatgttgtgtttgttgggatccgatggatagagaatactatgttatgttgattatcaatctatgtgttgtttatgatcttgcatgctttccgttactagtagatgctttggccaagttgatgcttgtaactccaagagggagtatttatgctcgatagtgggttcatatctccgtgaatctgggggagtgagagaaacctctaaggttatggatgtgctgttgccactagggataaaacattgatgctatgtccgaggatgtagttattgattacattacgcaccatacttaatgcaattgtctgttgtttgcaacttaataccggaaggggttcggatgataacctcgaaggtggactttttaggcatagatgcatgccggatagcggtctatgtactttgtcgtaatgcccaattaaatctcacaatactcatcatatcatgtatgtgcatggtcatgccctctctatttgtcaattgcccaactgtaatttgttcacccaacatgctatttatcttatgggagagacacctctagtgaactcgtggaccccggtccattcttttacatcgaatacaatctatcgcaatacttgttctacttttttctgcaaacaatcatcatccacactatacatctaatcctttgttacagcaagccggtgagattgacaacctcactgtttcgttggggcaaagtacttgggttgtgttgtgcaggctccacgttggcgccggaatccctggtgttgcgccgcactacatctcgccgccatcaacctcaacgtgcttcttggctcctactggttcgataaaccttggtttcttactgagggaaaacttgccgctgtacgcatcacaccttcctcttggggttcccaacggacgcgtgctgtacgcgtatcatgcgTCGCCCTTCTGTTGGATCTTCGGGCAATTCCCGCCTCAACAAGTATGCAAGGAAAGGTCGAGTCCAAACTAGCTCCATGAGCATGACTTGATGGCTTGGGCCGGTGATGATGTTTTTGGCGGCTGCTTCTAGCACGGCCCTCGAGTCGGTGGTCGATTTTGTGGGTGGTGCGGGAGGTTTGACCTTGGCGGATCGTTGATTGATTACCTCATAGAAAACTCTGTCCAGAATTGCAGAGCATGCAGAGCCGATGTTTTCCAGAGTATCGACTTCTTCGTTGCTAGCTGTGCATCCTTCAAACTTTCCCTCCATCAAATTGTACATCCCACGGTAAGCAACCATGTGGTCACCGACCGCATCGcacaggttcatcgactgctACATGACGAGATTCGAGTCTCGATAAATATCCAAACATGTGGTACCGTTAGCTTTCGCCATGCGCTTACCATGTAGCAGGGCCTCGTATTCagcttcattgtttgtcggcagtGGGAAGTTCATCCACAACACGTACTTCATCTTGTCACCCCGCGGCGATATGAGGACAACGCCAGCGCCAGCGCCCATGTTATGCTTAGAGACATCGAAGTACATTGTCTAGGAACCCGACATATCTTGAGAGCGGCCGGTGTTTGCGATTGgatccagtcgacgaagaagttagGGAGCACCTGTGACTTGATAGCGGTTCGGTTGACGTACATGATATCGTGCGGAGCCAACTCTATAGACCATTGTGATACTTGACCCGTGGCATCTAGATTGGTGAGTATGTTCTTCAAGGGTGCTTCAGTCACGACGATGATCGGGTGCTCCACGAAGTAGTGCCGTAGCTTGCGTGTCGTCATCCATACGGTGTATGCTAGTGTCTGATGATGCGGGTACCGCTGCTTCGCTGGTGTTAGcacctcgctgaggtagtagacaaAGCACTAGGAACCATGGATTTTTCTTGCTTCCTCGTGTTCGACGACGAGCATTGTACTCATGACCTGGTAGGTTGCGGCAATGTAAAGAAGTGCTACGGCACTACTTCATGCCTTGTTGATCTTGCTTTGTGTGATGTCTTGTCGATCTTGCTTTGTGTGATATCGTCGCGCGTGTCCTTGGCGGGTGACCGTCGTTGGGAACCACTACTTCAGTGTGGCGATCTGTCGGGTGAACGTGAAGATCATCGCCGGGAACTGGTGCAGCGATTTGTCCGCTCATGCAGGGGAACACCATGCAGATGATTTTTCTTTCCTAGGCGTGAGCTCCTCGCCTATGATCCCGATGCTTTCCACGGCGACCCGATGAAGTGGTACCCTTAGATCGTTGGGTGCTGGAGGGTTGTTGACCAGATACGTCGCGAGGTGCGCGGCTGCCCCTTCTGCCATCTTGGGCCTGATGATTCCCGCGGTATCCATCGTCATGAAAGAGTTGGAGATGTTCGATGTAATTTCAACTACATCCCTCTCCAAGAGACGTTTAATGCGTGGTCGGTACTTCCCGTGATGATGGTTGCTCTTGGAACTGATGCTTCCTAGAGAGGAGAGTTCCCTCCGATGCTCGCTCGAAAGGTTTGTTGGCGGGCGATGCCAGTCGATTTCTTCTTGTTACTTAGCCAGCCGAACATGATTCTTCTCGAGGATGGCGTGATAGGCGCTGAGGGTGCCTTGTGTTACGCCAATATGGAGGCACGTGTTGTTGACTACAACGTTGTGCGCCGCGTTCCACTCCTCCTGAGAGACCATCACGGTTATGCCGGTGTTGCTGCCACTAGCTTCGCCATCTCCACACCGGTTGTTGTCACCGCGCCCAGTGTTGCCACCCTAAGGAAATTCGGCTCCGGTCATAGGGTTGATGGCAGAGATCTGGTAGCGCGCTAGGTACACAGCAGGCAGGCGAATGATATTGTTGTTTTAGCCGATGCTTTCCTCGTCCGAGGAGTACTTGATGCCGCACAAAAAAGAAAGGGCATCAGATCCTAggtcgtgcctggtgtcgcaacaGATGCAGTAGTACGGCGTCAGATCCGAAGACCCTGAATCGTCGGATCCGATGGACATCGTAGAAGATGTTCTGGCTCCGCGCGATGGTGATGtcgatggtgatgaagaggccggCACGATCGGTGTCGCATGTGTAGTTGATGAAGTTGCAGCTGACAGATCGGCTGCGTTTGGTGATGAAGTAGCGAACATATCGGCTGATGGAGCCACAGCTGCTGCAGGCCCTAAGAGGATCGGGTCGGGAAGACGAAGAACGCCGCCAGCGCTGATGTTGACGTTGACGCTCCTGATCACCAGATCCATCCCGGCATGCATGCCTGAAAACATTGAGCGCGATGAGAAGGGGTGCAGGGTGAACTTGAAGGATCCGAAGCAGATTGAATCATGCAGATCCGACGAAGTTGGAGCCGACGAAGATGATGCCGATGCGGATGCAGCCGGCGTGATCGGAACAGCCGATGCCATGCCTTGaacgagtaggtttcccacatacgacaccaattgacgaggtggctcctcgccaatgcccaacatgaggggcttagggttagtGGAAGCCTGCATGTTAACTACACATCGGATACCAGACAAGCGGGgagcgagatttacccaggtttgagGCCCCCGTAGAGGTAATACCCTTAGGCCAtgtctgtctgatcttgattatgagtgaaattgagtacaatggggcagccgatagactACGTAGATGAATTCTCACCGAGAGGCAAGGTGACTAGGGTTTGGTGTATGTGTAAAGGGATTGAGAAAGGGATCCGgcagccctctcctggcctttatataggaggctaggtcccgagagtcctgcccgGATTTGGTTACAATAAAAATATACTCTATCTAATATTTCCTTGCCCTGCACTTCAAGAAATCGTCTCCTTCCATCTATTTACGCATAACCGACGTCTTCGTCCTCCTTGGGCCACAACGCTCCAGATGGCCCCTGTTGGGCCAAACGTGGTAGGTCGTAGGGCAATGTCGAGTAACTGAAGGGTAGTAATGCCCACATCGGATGGCCTCGCATACGGCACGGAGCGCTGCCGGTAGCCGGACCTGCACGAACCGGATCGAGAAGAGCCCGGCGATGCCCGTGTCGTTGCGCGTGCATGCAGTAAGGCGGATCGCCGTGGATCCGCGGCCGGTAGCAGTACGCGGGTTAAGATTATGTCTTGAAAGAAAAAGAGTTTAAAGACCTTTAAGAGTTGTTGGTTTCTTTTGTGGGTGTCTCTAAGTCTCAGTCGACCGAGACTTAACTTAAGTCTCAGTCGAATTACATTAGTGTGTTTTAATATGGACCTAAAGTGCAAATAACAGCAAACACGAATCTTGAAGCAGAAATAAAATAAGCTATGtctcagctagctgaaacttagcaattccgttcttttatattttattattttttaatagtTGAAGTCAGCTATTGTTTCGTTAgcatgtactatttattatttAGTATTAGTATTATAAATATCGAAAAGTGTATTTGGcatatgagcaccagtgctcctgatttcTAAAAGtcatattttttggattttaaaaaatatgaaattaaatatCCACATACATACAAACATTCTGAATGTACGGTAAAAAAATTGGAGaaaaatatcttatattttaagctatacaaaaaagacaaatttctgacaaaccacaaatttgtttttttctgtAGATCAAACTACAATGtaatttctaccgaaactttgCATGAATATTCAGAACAAGTGTATGTATTtatggaataaatgtgatgattttttggaACACATAAATatagtttttaaatattttaaaaactgagagcactggtgctcatgtgcaccaaatttgcttcctATAAATATATGCATGTAGAAAAGAAGTACTCCGTATTATAAATATATGTAGTATTGATCGTTAAAAAAAGAAAAGTTTTGTAACAACGTGCAGCTTCTACACCCCGTGTCCTGTCACACCAGGATCCCTTAGAGCTTAGATACTACGAGCCTCTCCATCTCCACCGCGAAGCGTTCCATGGCTTGTCGCGGCAACGCCACCGGCACGATAACCGCTTCCTCCCCATTTCGATCCATAATGACGGTGAAAAAGCTCTGGCGGAAGACAGGGTAGACCGGCCCGGCGAAGACCGGCTTGCCCCACCCGAAGTCCACGCGGTGAAACCCGACACGGCGAAGGTCGGAGAGGAGGTACATGTTCGCTGGCAACAATGGCGGCTGGCCCCGGCCGCCCAGCACCAGCTCGTTGACCGTGGAGCGCACGTACTCGGCGGTCACCATAACCTTAGCCTGCCGCACCAGCGCTACCGCGTCTTCGAGGGAGCCGCGGCGCAGCTCTGCAGCATCAGCAATCGCCCTGGAAGCCACGATGGCGTTGCCGTAGTACCCCGAGGGCAGGCCCAGGTCGGCGGCTGCTCTGAAGTTGGCGATGATTGCAAGCGGCGCGCTCTCGTCCGGCGGGAACTCAAGCGCAGCGGTGCGGGCACGCCAGAGGAATGCCGCGAGCGCCTCGAAGGTCGTGGCCGTGTcgcggaggagaggagggaggcgtTTCTTGATCACGGCAACCTCTGAGTGGCTGAAGATGAATGACCGCACGACCATGTCGCCGTCCACCGGCCCCGGCGCCGGAAATGTTTGAGTAACCTGCGGCGACTGCTGAACGTCAAACTCGCTGCGTGGGAAGGACGGCATAGGCGGGCTAGGCATCTCGAGGAGCTCGCGGGCCCACGCGGGTGCGACCGTCGGCGCGGGAAGGCCGCCGGCGAGCTCGGCAACGGCGTTGATGAACTGGACGATGCCGGTAGCGTCGCATAAGGTATGGTTGTGGCGGAGCGCGAACACAAAGCCACCGCAGAGCAGCCGGGTTACCTGGCAATTATCAACAATTTAACATGGTCACAAGTCACCCGCATGCATATCAGGGCAGGCTATCATCAGCTATTTTACGGTACCCGCATGTATACCTGGATGAGCATCAAAGGTGTGTCGACCATGCCGCTGGATCCCTCCACTTCCAAGAGCAGCTGTTGCATGCACGGGATCGGCGGCCTGAGCCCGGCCGCATGAAGCTCCGCCAGCCGCACGTCGGCCTCGGCCTCCACGAACAACACCCCCTCGCCGGTGCAGTCGACCACCagccagggccggtcctgagatttcgaaGGCCTGGGGCAGAACTAAAATTTTGGGCCCCTCTTACTAATTACTATAAAAAACATTACCCGCATGTATGAAATGATGAAAAATAAAATACTTTAAGTATATCCAATTGCAATATTCATATAAAAATAACAATGTTTACATGATACCTTCAAATTTTCTACGACAATTCCTAGAAGCAAAGTCAGTGACGATGGAATCAATATCAATCTCGTCCACTAACTCATCTGCATTGCTTGAAGTGCTCGCGTTGCTCTTTAAATATTTAAACATAGACCCTTTCTGTGATTCAATTAATTTTTCTTCTTGAtgtttccttcttcttttcttaGCACCGGATTCAGGCGCCATAATCAGTTAACCTCGCTCCTACAAATAAGAACAACAACTACTAATCAAAATTTAGAACACGAATTAGAGCAGATAGTAGAATTTCAAAAGaacagcggcggccggcgggcgtTCTTTTCTTACCTTCTATCTTAATCTTCTATGCAGATTCGGTGCAGGGGAGGAGCCAGCGGACCAGGCAGGGCAGCAGATCGTCGCAGGCTCGCAGCGTCGCGAACTCAGGTAGGGGCGGCAGGGGCAGGGCGAACTCACGCAGCGTCGCGAACTCAAGCAGGGGCAGCAGATCGTCGCGAACTCACGCAGGGACGTTTCTGTTCCGCTTCCGTCGTATGACCGTATGGTATGGAACCAACTATCGATCAGATCAATCGATGCGACGTTTGGTATCATCAATCGATGACTCGTACGTAAATttctggccggccggccggatcggaaactaaaagaaaaaaagagaggcCCAAAGTATAGATCGAAGCCCTCAAGCCCATCTAAAAACGTTAATTTTTTTTCTTGCTAGTTGCAACTTATAGTAAGCCTATATAAAAATTTTGGGCCCCTAATTTTTctgggcccggggcggccgccccgccagACCCTCCCCAGGGCCGGGCCTGCCACCAGCTTCCTCCCCTCCACCTCCCTCAGCCGCCCGGCCAGCGGGTAATAGTGCACGAGCGCCTCGCCGAGGGCGCGTTGGATGACGCCGGCCGGATCACCCagtgcgacgccctcctctctGCCACGGTAAAAGAAGGCCAAAGACACGTTCATGCGCAGAACGTGCCGGTCGTCGAGGTCGGACAGGCGCTTAATCTCCCGGGGCGTGGGCGCTGCCGGGCCGACGAGCTCCAGTTCACGCCGGCGCACCGCGAACACCAGCGCCTGGTCCGCCATAGCTAGGATGATCTTGAGCAAGCTGGAGCCGATGCTCGAGCTTGGGGAATTGTGAATTGTGCGTACCAAACTTATAAGCAACAACTACTAGCATGGTACCGCGAGAGTTCTACGTACTACAAAAAGTCAAAGACTCCTGTCATCTAGAACAAGTTGTACAAGCTTTACTAGTAATAAATTTCTCTCCCACAATTATGCTGCTTTTGTAGTATCTGCACAGGGAACTGACGATAAGCATCGACAGTTCGAAAATGAGGCAAATATATGTTAGAGTAAGACCACTGCTAACATAATTGTTGGTTTTGCTAATTTCTAATTATAATTACTCCGTGAAAGCATGAGTTGCAACTAGAATTTTTAAATTGTAAATAAAGGTTTCAACTGAAAAAAATGTCCAAACTGTTGGATTATCTCGTGGGTTGTGCTATAAATAAGTTGCAACAATATGGGTTGTAACTGCCCTGGATCATTGGAATGTTTTATGATTTGTGTTACTTGTGGAGCTATATGCACCATTAGTACCTAAACTTGCCATTCGGGTGCATTTTAGTACCTAAAGTTGCAAAACGTGCGTTAGTGGTACCTAATCTTGGTTTTGGGTTCAGTTAGGCACTAATCGCGTCCAGATTTGCCACGTGTGACGCCACGTTGGATGATGACTGGCGCCAGATCAGACTTATATTTGCAAAAAAACCCCTGCAGTATGTAATCTTGGTTTTCGGATCCAGCTGTCCCTCGCTGTCTCCTTGAGCGAGCAGGTACGGGAAGTTCCCAAATTTGCAACCCTACTCGAGCTCCCTGGCTGCGCGGTCAAATTCGAGAGCTGGAGGCGGTTGCACAGGCCGTCGGTGGTATTAGGCAAAGGAGTAGGCTGCGGCAGTTGATGCGGGCCGTGGGTGCTGGAGAGGTTCGCAGATGGAGGAGCGGGCCGTGGGTGCTGGAGAGGTTCGCGGATGGAGGCGAAGGAGTAGGCGCGGGCCGTGGGTGCTGGAGAGGTTCGCGGATGGAGGCGCTCCCTTCGCCGCCGAGGCACCCTACCAAGTACGGCGCCGCCGTCCAGGTCCGTACTTCGGCAACCCCCCTCCCATCATTCGTGGATTTGGTGTTGAGCGCTTCTTGCTCGTCTTTGAATCCTGTCATAGACTAGAGTAAGCAGTTTTGGTCAACACCAAAAGATCATCTCCTTGACGATACCCTCTCCATCTTGCAGATCATCTCCTTCTTGGTGCTGTTACTCTTCACCTCCATGAGAGCTAGCGCCTCCTGTACTAGAGTAAGAACCCACTGATTAAAACACATACATTCATCCACAATATACACACGGTCAGAAACAATATCGAGGGCGTGTCCACAGGTGTGTCATGTAAACCAAAGTATCACCATTTATTTGCTGAAATTAAGGTATAGTTTGTTCTAGAGGAGTTTGGGAATTCCTACAACAATCAGAGAATCAGCTGCGGAGGTGAGCATTCCGGCTGTGTGTGCTTCTCTGCACTTGTAGTGAGTTTCAGTTAACATTGCACTTGGTAGTCAGTTTCAGATCATTGTTTTTCTTGCGCTAATTTGCAGAACTAAGTCCGGAGTAACTACAAGGAAGAAGACGTGGAGAAGCTTGTGAGAAAGCTAGCTGAATTGCAGCTTGAGGTCGAGAAACTGAAGGCAGATAAGAAGATGTTGCAGACAAATCAGAGAGAAGATATGACAAATAGGGACAAGAAATAAATGATTTTCCTGTGTGTAGTTGCTAGTTCTGTAGTGCTGTATGCATGTGTAGCTTGTTCACTAGGGGTTTCCTTTGAGCAGTAGTAGAAGAAGATATGGTCTTACTGTGTACAACATGAATGTAAAATTCAAAACTTGTTTCAGTCAATGAAATAAAGAGGAATCTGGTTTGAATTCATTACTATTATGAACAGATTGTGCAGAAACAAGAGAATGCAGCATGTGTTGATGTACAGACTACAGATTGCTACAGTTAACTAAACTAACTGAATAATGgagactgctacaggctgctaCAGTTAACTGTACAAGCTGCAGCAAGATCCTTTGTCCCTTGTAATGTTATGAATATCACAGTAATTGTACACTAATTGTTTGAAGAGGCCTACAAACAATAATATATGTTGTTGAAATAAGCCTTGTTGTCtatatgttatcaccagattttggccaaatcaggaggtgggccgtacgggagatgggcttggaagattacacgtgggagatctctgaagcggcctcgcacggagagtttgggctagattgcccgtgtatctttaattatggtagattatatcttagattaaaagttagagtttgtatcatgcacggtggggattattcccacgttagaaagtcccctggactataaatatgtatctagggtttatggaataaacaacaaccaacgttcaaccaacaaatcaatctcggcgcatcgccaactccttcgtctcgagggtttctaccggtaagcaacatgctgcctagatcgcatcttgcgatctaggcagcacaagctccacgttgttcatgcgttgctcgtacagaagccttgttgatggcgagcaacgtagttatcatagatgtgttagggttagcatagttcttcgcgtaacatgctatcgtagtgcaacccttgcatgtctagccgccctcacacctatcttaggtgtgggggcggcaccccgcttgatcattatttagtagatctgatccgttacgattgctccttgttctacaaggattagtttaatatctgcaatagttaggccttacaaaggggtggaggatccagcggcacgtagggtgtcgttcgctagccctaaacaggatgttccggggatcaacctcgtgttggtttttaggccttgtctaggatcggcttacgatcaccgtgcgtggccgcgaggcccaaccgtgagtaggatgatccgattatgcggtgaaaaccctaaatcgtcgtagatctcattagctttatcttgatcaagcaggaccaccatatattcgtgcacctcgtacgaatcatgggtggatcggctcctcgagccgattcacgggataacctcgagagccgatcgaggctcgtatttaatgtttacgtgtatgccatgcgggaaactaagcgaggcatctccatcaccttcccgaccaggtataggtcggtggcacgcccttgcatcagcatcggacgtgtgaccgagaaggctttgcgggccgtcgctcggagggacctcggccagccgcagccctaggttgttcccggctctacggtgttgcccgtcgctgcccgccggtgggtttctgacgtcaacacattctggcacgcccggtgggacaagcttctacatcaaccacatcgccatctacatctgagatggcggacggcacgccagtcacgtacgaggatctgacggacgagctcaagaagaagtatgacgagatcaaagtcatcctcgaagccgacctcatcggctctttccacataacccgttcacatggcatcaggtggaaggggttctcgcctaatggtgcactagatgggatagacctctctgccccgtcggaggaacgcaccaggtccctgcggcaggagatcaactacttggtggctcactcgctacaccgccactctgagaacctggtcaacacgttggagcgtgtcgctcttcgcgtgatccgagagatcatgaggcaccgcgtactcgccgtcgggaccagctctcgggacgcatcaaggagagttgccactccggtcccgtccaccgccgccatttgcgttggcagcaccggaagtgccggcttcaccggcattcgtcgtctacaagatcggtggtgaccctagtgactaccggttcttgcccgaggcgcctaaggagatccctcacgggtacacgtgcacgtatgtgccagattgtggtaatcgggcactcacaaaccaggccacaacatcggggacttcgggaaaacaggagggacgtcagcgacagagcttgagaagcagacgtggctaactaagtacgccaccccgacgaacctccagagctcagctcctgcagttggctcagagctggaaaagcaaacatggctggctaagtacgccaccccggcgaatattcagagttcaactcctgcagccagcacagcggatcagatcagtaccatactgagagaccagttcggcatggtgccgaagaggagggcaatcggctattccaagccgtaccccgacgactacgagatgatcccgctaccacctaaatatcggctccctgatttctccaaattcagtggatcagatggttccagctccatcgagcacgtgggccgatatttggcacaactaggaccggcttcagtgtcggatcaactacgtgtgaggctcttctcacagtccctcacgggatcggctttcgggtggtacacctcgttgccaccagactccatccggacttggaagcagttggaagaacagttccatatgcagtaccattcagaggcttccgagtctggcattgccgatctagcacaattacgtcagaagcgtggagaaacggtgaccgaatacatccagcgcttcaggaatcttaggaaccgatgttattcggttcgtataactgaaaaggaagcagtcgagttgg includes these proteins:
- the LOC124671148 gene encoding benzyl alcohol O-benzoyltransferase-like; its protein translation is MADQALVFAVRRRELELVGPAAPTPREIKRLSDLDDRHVLRMNVSLAFFYRGREEGVALGDPAGVIQRALGEALVHYYPLAGRLREVEGRKLDRPWLVVDCTGEGVLFVEAEADVRLAELHAAGLRPPIPCMQQLLLEVEGSSGMVDTPLMLIQVTRLLCGGFVFALRHNHTLCDATGIVQFINAVAELAGGLPAPTVAPAWARELLEMPSPPMPSFPRSEFDVQQSPQVTQTFPAPGPVDGDMVVRSFIFSHSEVAVIKKRLPPLLRDTATTFEALAAFLWRARTAALEFPPDESAPLAIIANFRAAADLGLPSGYYGNAIVASRAIADAAELRRGSLEDAVALVRQAKVMVTAEYVRSTVNELVLGGRGQPPLLPANMYLLSDLRRVGFHRVDFGWGKPVFAGPVYPVFRQSFFTVIMDRNGEEAVIVPVALPRQAMERFAVEMERLVVSKL